The Lutibacter profundi region ACGTATTAAATTTTTTGAAGGCACACAGCCTACATTTACACAAGTTCCACCAAAGTTTAAACCACTATTGACCATTAAAGTAGTTAGTCCTAAACTTTCGGCTTTTATGGCGGCTGAAAAAGCTGCAGAACCCCCACCAATAATTATTAAATCGAAATGATTTGAATTTGATTCGGTTTCAACTTTATAATGTCCTGTTTTTTCAATTTCTTGAATGATATTTTCTTTTGAAACAAGTTTTTCATCAAAGCTAAAATTACCTTCGCCTTTTTGATAATTTACTTCATTATGACTAATACCATTTAGCGAGGCTACATTTTTTTTAATGCCGTTAGCACAGCCATCACAGGTCATTCCAGTTATTTTTAAAGAAATAATTTTCATTTTTTTTAACTATTTTATGGGTTTAGTTTTAATTACCTTATAACCTGTTGAATTTATTGCTTTTTCAATTTCTTCAATAGAAGTCTTCGTTTTGTCAAACTCTATGGTGGTATTACTATTGTTGTATGAGGTTTTTATATCTAAAACACCGTTTAATTCATTAACTGTATGATTTACATGCTCTTCACAAGAGGAGCAAGTCATTCCCTTAATGTCAACATTTATTTTTTGAATATATGCTTCGTTGCTAACAATGACATTTTTTTTATTTTCAGGATAAAATATTTTTGAATAGTTTGGAAATGCTAGCATAATTATAGAAAAAACGGTTACTAATCCTAAAAATAATTTAGATTTAATAAATGTAGGTTTCTTGTCTGTTTCACAATCACAATCTAACTCTTTTTTAGGTTTAAGTTGTTGATACCAGGCAAAACCTAAAACTAAAATGGTAATACCAATTAAATAAGGTCTAAAAGGCTCCATCCAAGAAAAAGTTGCAGCAAAACCACTAGTGCCTGCTAATAATGCAAGTACTGGTGTAATACAGCAAAGTGAAGCAGTTAGAGCTGTTAAAAGACTGAGCCCTAAAAGGCTGTTTGATTTTGGGTTGTTGTTTGTATTTTTATTTTTCATGAGATAGTAATTTAAATGGTTACAGCAATCTCTTCAGAGACTAAATCTAGAATATGGTTCACAATTATTTTTTTGGCAGGAGTAATAGAATAATAAATGGTTTGTTTATCTCTCAAGGTTTCTACAATACCTACATCTTTTAATTTTCTTAAATGTTGAGAAATAGCAGGAACACTCATTTGTAAAATATCGGCCAAATCACAAACACAAAATTGTTCCTGTTTTATTAGCCAAATCAATTTAAGCCTTACACCATTACCAATTAAACCAACAATATTGCTAAGCTGATTAAATTCAGTAGCATTATTTTTTAGCAGATATTCATATTGATCAATTTTATATTGATCTTTCTTTTCACGTATACAAGAAATAACTTTCATATTTGTTATAATTTTGAGCAAATATATAATTATATTCTTATTTAAGCAAACGCTTAAATAGTTTTGTGAAACTTTAACATAAAAAGAATTAATATGCTCAACATAAAAGTTATTGTTATTTAGACTTCTGAAAAAAGTACTATTATTAAATTATTGCCAGCTTCACCCTTCTCCTAATCATTTTTAATGATTAAATTTGACAAACAAGAAATAGATGAGATTAACAGTTTATAAAATTTACTTTCTGCTTTTTTTTATTTTGTTGTTAGGTTGTTCAAAAAAACCATTAACAAAATTATCACTTTCAGTCCACCAAGTAGCTACAGCACCAGAACCGGTGACTAATAATGCTGTGAGCGCAGCTTTTATTAAAGGTATACCTTATATTTTTAGTTTTGGAGGATTAGATAGTACAAAATTATATTCGGGTATTAACCAACGTAATTATAGGTATAATGTTAAAAATAATACTTGGTTACAATTACCAAATTTACCAGATACCCTTGGTAAAATTGCTTCAGCAGCAACTTTAATAAAAGATACTATTTACATCATGGGCGGTTATCATGTATTTAAAGATGGCACTGAAGTTTCATCAAATAAAGTACATCGTTATGCTATTAAAAGTAATCGTTTTTTAACAGACGGAACTCCAATTCCAATTCCTATTGATGATCACGTACAAACTGTTTGGAGAGATAGCCTTATTTATATAATTACTGGATGGAGTCAAAAAGAAAACATACCCAATGTTCAAATTTACAATCCATTTAAAAATAGTTGGCAAGTAGGTACTTCTGTACCAAATAATTATAAATTTAAAGTTTTTGGTGCAAATGGTATTATTAGTAAGGATACTATTTATTACTTTGGTGGCGCTGCAATGGGTGAATTTTTCCCAATCCAATTACGTTTAAGAAAAGGGGTTATTAATCCAAAACAACCTACAAATATTATTTGGTCAAGTATTGAATTAGATAGTACATTTAGTAGCTACAGAATGGCTGCAACTATTGTTAAAAATAGTCCTCATTTTATTGGAGGTAGTACTTCATCCTATAATTATAATGGGATAGCTTATGATAAGAATAAAATTTCAATACCAAACAATGCCGATTTTTATTATATAAATGGGAAACTAAAAAAAGCATATAACAAATTATTACCAATGGATTTAAGAGGGATTGCATCAATAAATGATACTGTTCAATATATTTATGGAGGCATGAAAGAAAATAATAAAGTTTCTAATAGCATCTTAAAATTAGCTTGGTATAAAAATTTTATCAATGAAAGTAGCAACAATAAAAGAGTTAAAAATTGAATTAAGCAATCATTCTCATAATGAAATTATAGAATTGTGCTTGAGATTATCAAAATTTAAGAAGGAAAATAAAGAGTTGTTAACCTATCTTTTATTTGAATCTTCAAATGAAAGTGATTATATAAAAACGATTAAAGTTGAAATTGATGAACAATTTGAACTCATAAATACGAAGACCTATTATTTTATAAAAAAAAGTATTCGTAAAATTTTACGCACTATAAAAAAATACATCAGATATTCTAAAAAGAAAGAAACAGAGGTTGAACTACTACTCTATTTTTGTAAAAAATTGATAAATTTCAAACCGTCAATACAACAGAATACGGTTCTTAAAAATATTTATGTACGGGAGATGAAATCGATTGAAAAAAAGATACTTTTTTTACACGAAGATTTACAATATGACTATGGTATAGAGCTACAAAAGTTAATTATTTAAGAAATTATCACTTATTAACCCAAGTAATTAAATAGTAGTTTTTTTTAAAATTAAATTTATATTTTTTTAACCCTTACTGCGTTCATGCCTTTTAAGCCTCTTTCTAACTCAAAGGTAACTTTATCATTTTCTTTAATTTCATCAATTAATCCACTAACGTGCACAAAATATTTTTCTTGAGATTTACTATCAATGATAAAACCAAATCCTTTAGAAGTATCAAAGAAGGATACTTTACCTACTTTATCTTCTTCTGGTTCTTCTATTCTATCTTCTTTTTTAGGGATACCAATTTCAATGGTTGAAGCATCAACTTTTATTTTCCTGGTTGGATCTGGCGGAGTATCAGTCAATTGCCCATATTCATCTACATAAACAAACTCGCTATCTTGCCCTTTTGATTTACGCTCTTCTTTTTTTAGCAGTTTATCTTTTCTTTTTTTTAAACGTTTTTTTTCTCTTTCTTTTTTACCAAATGTTTCTTGTGATCCAGCCATTAATTATATGTTATATTTTTATTGTTACAAACTATTATTTCCTAAACAGTTAAGGTTGTCATTTTAAAACGAGACAGTTAAATTGAAAAAGATAATATATTATTTTATCTAAAGTCGTTAGAATGACCAGTTTTAGTGCTTCATATATTTTATTAAAATACCATTAAAACTTTTGCAAATATAGTGTTTCAAATTCAAAATTCATAAAACAATTTATGTAATTTATTTTTTTATTATGCGAACTAATCATATTAAATTAGTAAAAAATTAAAGATATCGCCTTCTTTTTTTTGTGCTAAAATGGCAATTGACTTTTCTGTTAACTGTAGTACTCGTGGATAACCGCCCGTTGTTTGGGCATCTTTCATTAGTACAATTAACTGACCTGAAGGTGTTAATTGGACAGTTCCAGGTAAAACAGGGCTTGTAAGAATTGATTTATGATGTTTAACAACTATTTCTTTCATCCTATAGCCCATTCTATCAAATAAATTTGAAACAGTATGTTTATTTGAGAGTATTTTTTGTTGCTCTTCTAATGTAAATAAATTAAAATCTGGGCCTTTATAAACTTCTATTACTTTAGTTTCGAAAAATAAAGTTGAACTTTTAATTACTGAATTAGAACTATTTTCAGAATACATATAGCTATTATATAATACGATATCATTTTTATTTAAAGATTTTTTTGAAGTAATTCCTTCATAAAAAGATCTACTATTTAAAACCTTTGCAGTTTTAAAGCCTCCTTTTACAGCCAAATAGCATCGTAATCCTTTTTTAAGCTCTCCAAATGAAAGAATATCACCCTTTTTAATTGAATATTTTTTATAATTAGCAATGGTTATATTGTTAAGCTTTACAGACATTTCAGCTCCTGTTATTGAAAGAATTGTAGGAACTGTAAAAGCTAGTTTTGGCCCAAGCATTGTAATTTCTAATACTGCATCATTTTTCTTATTATTCAATAATGCATTTGCAAAATTTGCTGAAATAATATCCATTGTTCCACTGGTAGGAACACCAATGTTTCTATATCCAAACCTCCCAATATCTTGAATAGAAGTATGTAAACCCGCCTGAAGAATTTTTAGCATAAATCTATTTTTTTTAATGTTACTTCCTTTTTAGATTTTAGCTGTTCAAATTCTTCTTTTGAAATTGAATTGAATTTAACGTTATCACCGGGTATTATTAAACAAGGTTTACTATTTTTTATATTAAAAATTGAAATAGGAGTTTTTCCAATAATATGCCAACCTCCAGGCGAAATTTTAGGATATACACCTGTTTGGTTCCCTCCAATAGCAACAGCACCTTTTGGGACTTTTAAACGAGGTGTATCTCTTCTTTTAAGATGTAATTTTTT contains the following coding sequences:
- the merTP gene encoding mercuric transport protein MerTP, producing MKNKNTNNNPKSNSLLGLSLLTALTASLCCITPVLALLAGTSGFAATFSWMEPFRPYLIGITILVLGFAWYQQLKPKKELDCDCETDKKPTFIKSKLFLGLVTVFSIIMLAFPNYSKIFYPENKKNVIVSNEAYIQKINVDIKGMTCSSCEEHVNHTVNELNGVLDIKTSYNNSNTTIEFDKTKTSIEEIEKAINSTGYKVIKTKPIK
- a CDS encoding ArsR/SmtB family transcription factor, whose product is MKVISCIREKKDQYKIDQYEYLLKNNATEFNQLSNIVGLIGNGVRLKLIWLIKQEQFCVCDLADILQMSVPAISQHLRKLKDVGIVETLRDKQTIYYSITPAKKIIVNHILDLVSEEIAVTI
- a CDS encoding Kelch repeat-containing protein, whose amino-acid sequence is MRLTVYKIYFLLFFILLLGCSKKPLTKLSLSVHQVATAPEPVTNNAVSAAFIKGIPYIFSFGGLDSTKLYSGINQRNYRYNVKNNTWLQLPNLPDTLGKIASAATLIKDTIYIMGGYHVFKDGTEVSSNKVHRYAIKSNRFLTDGTPIPIPIDDHVQTVWRDSLIYIITGWSQKENIPNVQIYNPFKNSWQVGTSVPNNYKFKVFGANGIISKDTIYYFGGAAMGEFFPIQLRLRKGVINPKQPTNIIWSSIELDSTFSSYRMAATIVKNSPHFIGGSTSSYNYNGIAYDKNKISIPNNADFYYINGKLKKAYNKLLPMDLRGIASINDTVQYIYGGMKENNKVSNSILKLAWYKNFINESSNNKRVKN
- a CDS encoding cold-shock protein, with product MAGSQETFGKKEREKKRLKKRKDKLLKKEERKSKGQDSEFVYVDEYGQLTDTPPDPTRKIKVDASTIEIGIPKKEDRIEEPEEDKVGKVSFFDTSKGFGFIIDSKSQEKYFVHVSGLIDEIKENDKVTFELERGLKGMNAVRVKKI
- a CDS encoding biotin-dependent carboxyltransferase family protein, with translation MLKILQAGLHTSIQDIGRFGYRNIGVPTSGTMDIISANFANALLNNKKNDAVLEITMLGPKLAFTVPTILSITGAEMSVKLNNITIANYKKYSIKKGDILSFGELKKGLRCYLAVKGGFKTAKVLNSRSFYEGITSKKSLNKNDIVLYNSYMYSENSSNSVIKSSTLFFETKVIEVYKGPDFNLFTLEEQQKILSNKHTVSNLFDRMGYRMKEIVVKHHKSILTSPVLPGTVQLTPSGQLIVLMKDAQTTGGYPRVLQLTEKSIAILAQKKEGDIFNFLLI